The Calypte anna isolate BGI_N300 chromosome 1, bCalAnn1_v1.p, whole genome shotgun sequence region AGAAGCCAgaatttgtcattaaaaaatataaaaatacaatcttaaaaaaagaaaaaaaattaccatgtgCTTCCAAATCTGAAAGCACTTCTGTGGTTTGGTACCAATTCATCACTGCCCTCTTTGGCCAAGAGGGGAGAAGACAAATCCTACCTCTGCCAAGGCAAAGTTTGGCTCGTGAATTCCAGAGAAACGTTTTAGGAAATCACAGAGTAAAACAAAATCAAGGGGAGGCAACGTTTGCCCAAAGTTGTCTCTGTCCATCAAGGTGAGAAGGCTTTCTCTGGCTCAAGGGATGGACCAAGTGTTCCTGCACTATATTCCTAATACTGTCAgttgagctgcagcagcctggagggGCAGGTTCAATTTGCTCCAATGTGCACTGCACAAACAGGGGGAAAAGCAGCATGATGGGAAGGGGAACAGGATGGGCAAATGACTGCCCATTTAATTCTGCCTCTGATTAAAATCTTAAGTGCCATCAATGTCTTTGACAAGGATATTTAGTATAAGATCCCTCAGATTAGCATCAAGAActgttttccagtttgtttCCATCTTAGATCTCCAATTAATGGACTTCCTTGCCATCTCTGTCCAACTTCAGTCACCACAACATTAAATGAAACCTACTTAGACATAATTTGAGATGAAGGGGAACCAGAAACATATTTGACACGGGGCCAAAGTGGTGAGGAAACAATGCCCTATGGAGCCATCCTAAGCAACGTGTTTTTAACCTTCGCAAGTCTGAAGTTTCAGGCGTTTGATAAACCTCTGGATTCGAGACAGCAAacaggaggagagcagcaagTCCTGTGGACAGAATGgggtgagggaggagggaggcagctAACTGGCTCTTCGCAGTTCTATCCAGACTCTCATCTTCATGCAcacaaaatataataaaaactaATAAGAATAAAAACTAAGCCCATGATGTACAAAAATGTGTCgacagggggaggaggaaggtgtCAGTTACTCAGTTCTGTGTGTCTTATCACCTTCATTAGCTTATAAATTATGCTCCTCTCCATCGCTTCCTTCAGGGAGGAGGGATGATTCTTCTGCAGCCAATCAGCTGGGATGGGTTTTGGTTTAAGCTGCTCTGGATCTTTTGGATAAGAAATGAAGGGAAGGAATTCCTCAGAGGGAGGTGGAGTAAGAAATTCAGCAGCCACTGGCAGGAGTCACACAGGCTCCCTGAGACTTCACTTTATGGCGCTGACCCCCACGTCGCCGGCCTCCTCCTCCGACTTTtgactgaaaaacaagaaattacACTTTAGTGTGCAGAAATCTCTGAATCAGAGCATCAGCATGGTAGGAGTTCAGATGGaccacacacaaacacacacatgccCTGGGAGTGCAGTTGTGGCTGATCAGCTTCCTGCCACTGCAGGAAGGAGATAAGGcatgaaggaaggaagaggagagacaGATACACCAGCCCTTCAAGCTGGGATGGACCTGATTTCCCAGTTTTCTGAATGCTTCACTCCCAGGAGATTCAGCAGGTGCCATGGGGAACCAAGGCCTCAGACTCCCTTGGTTTTGTAGAGAATGGAAGAAGAGTCCCCCACCCCCCTACCAGGGGTTTCTGGCTAACCTCACCCTGTTCCCAACCTCAGGCAGCAAGCCCACCATTCTCTTTTTAAGCAGCCAAATACCTTATTGCCCTCACGGACATGGGGCTCTTCATCCAGCGCAGgctgagagaaagcagcaaggagaaagaGGCAAAGgtaagcaagaagaaaagcaacacagGCTCACAGGGAGGAGGGATGAGAGGAAGAGCAAGCTGGGAGCACTATTTACAACCACAGTGACACTACAAGAAGACAAGAAGGAGGTGGGGGATCAAGTAAGAAGCCACAGGCATATGCCATCCTGGCTCAAGAGGGCAAGATCTGAGATAACTAAGATAGCTCAAATTAGGAGGGGAAACACTGACCAGGTCGCTTGACAAACTCAGTTCCTGAGCCTTTCACTTTGCTagataagaaaattaaaaggagaCACTCATGCAAAAAAGGTGATAAACAGTCCCCAAAGCCTACAATTAGAATTGAGTTTCCATTCCTTTTGGACAAAAAAGTTTAGTTATCTGTCTCAGACAAGATGCACTGACAAGTCCTAACCAACAAAACCTGGATAAAACTCTCAAAAGAGATaagcttttcctcttccttcaaCATTTACATCTTCCCTCCTTGACAGGGCAGATGACCTGTGTTTGCTACTACTAATTAGGCTGCAATTTCTCTAGTGGAGCGATGTTTTACCTCTCACTCAGAGAGCAGAGACACATTTTGTGACTGGCTGTTAAATGCTTCACTAGTTCAGCTACCAGGTGTATGAAGATGCATCTTCACTGTGAGCAGTGAATAAACAAATAGTGAACAGGTTGCCAAGCCAGGTTGTGCAGCCTTGCTCCTTGGAGCTTTTAAAGACATGACCGTATAAaaccctgagcaacctggtctgacCTCACAGCTAATCCTACTTGGAACAGGACATTGCATTAGGCACTTGCTGAAGTCCAATATGAATTGTCCCAGGACCACAAGCTGCTAGCTGATGAAACATCAGCCATGGAGAGTCATGCAGTCACCCGAGACTCCCAATTTCTGCTGTGGGACTGCATACATTTCTATGTTTCTGCTGCATATTGAGTCTGAAGGTAAGTTCAAGGGTGTGAGGGAATAATGCTTGTGTTTTAGCATGCCCTTCCTCCAATAGGTGAGACCAGGATGCAAACAGCTAGGACAGACATGGTATTTTCCTCACTTACCAATGGTTGCAGGGCAGTAGGTGTCAgtggcactgctgctgttgagGGGGCCTCATCCCCAGCTGGTGGGCCTCCAGCTGCCATCCCAGCTTGGGGAACACCATCCTCTCGTTTTGTAATGGCTCCCTTCTTGGTTGACTGCATCTTGATCTGCTGTGGCTTGGAGTTCATCGGCGAGTTATTGGTGGTCTGGAGTAACTGCACATTACAAAGGAAGAGGCCAGAATCAGCATTAAAAAGGTCAATATGGAAAGATTCAATGTTGCTTTTTAACAAAACCTGTTGAGAATTGATACCAATAGCCACAGAGAGGACTATAGAGCAGCAGCTGTTCAAAGAAACCTGGGCTCCTGAGCTGTCCTCAAGACCCCTTACAGGGTGGAAAAGGCCACTCAGCTGGGGTGACACTCAGCCCTCTGCAGTATGACTCAAAGGTACCAGCTACAAGATGTCAGGAAGAGACGAAGATACGAGAACCAGAGGAATCTGCCTCACCCCCCACAATCCCAATCCCCCATTCACACCAGCTAAAACCCACCAGACAATAAAGCACACTGTTCATCTGCAACCCACATCAATGCTGATGTTTGTGATTGAAGGACAGCCTCTTCCCTCAATTCCCCAGAGCTATTGGGATTCTCCTGCTGGCTTCTCAATGCCCAGAGCAGCCAatgggaataaataaaaaaaaagtctcactCTTCAGCCTTTACCTTAGTGATGGTGCCCACAGCTTTGGTGCGGCCTTCACGGAAGACCAGACGCTGGTCTATATGCAAATATTCCGGGGTTTTGATGAAGCGGAAGTGCACCGTGGCTTTGTCCCCTGTCCGTAGGCAGTCCTTGTCCATGCTGAGAATCGTGGCTGTCTGACGGATGCTGCCACAATGCACTGTGAATGTAATGCACAAAGGCTTTCAGCAGCCAGTGCCGTTGGTGGAATAAGCTTCAGCCAGACATCTAAGGGGGCTCTTGCTACCCTACAGCTAACAGCACCGAGTTTGGAAGGTAAAAATATACCGTGCACAAAAGACTACCTGGGTCACGTGGCTGCCTTTGTTCAGTCCTCAAAAAGAGAACACAGATGAGCTAAAACAGATGGCTTGGAACAGAGGCTATCCTGAAGCATCCTCAACAGAATCCTATATGCCAAGCAGCCAGGCTATAGAGGGCAGGACCTAAAGCAAGTCTCTCAGTATTTGAAGCTGAAGAATCTTTGCACCTCAGAGATGTGGCTCAGGCAGCCTCCAAGTACACTTGCAGTCACACATCTCCTTTTACCTACAGCCTTTGCCACTCTCTCTCTATTACATTGCTGAGAAGAGTCAGACCAGGAACTGTTGCTTATATTCAGGCTGACAGAGCCATTGGGAGAAAAATTATCTCAGGCTAGAGCTGATAACAAACTGTTACCACTAGGAAACAAAGATGGGACAACACTGACACATACCCATGGCCTGATATCGTGGGCTGATGGTGGTGGGGTGATGGAGCACCAGAATCTCTGCCTCAAACTCCCACGATGCTTGTGGATTCAGGCGGGGTGACACCATTACCATGCCTTTCCGGATGGAAGAACGCTtgatctgaaaagcaaaaaaccttaATGTCATTCTCCAGGGAAGAAATTTGCTTCTGTGGCTGACTGCCTCCAGAGGGATCCTAAAGGATGTCACAGATGCTAACTCGTGCTCACCAAGAGACAAAGGCTGAGCTGTTTAGCGGTATGTATCATTGTTATGCAAAGGTTGCAAAAATCGAGTTCAGGTGAAGTTTCTAATGAAGTTTTAATTAGAGTACTGGGAATGCTGAACACTGACACAGAAGCTTTTGACTTGCTTatcctttaaaagcaaaacagagacCATGGTTGCACAGTACACAAGCAGATGACCTCTCCAAATGCACAATGTCTGTTAACACAAAATAGTAAGACCGAGCATGTGAAGTTTGGTATAGCTTAAACTATATCCCCTAAAAATCAGTGCAGCTTCTATTGACTGAAACATTTCACCAGAGGAATCACATCAAGTTCTGCTAATTCTTAGACCCCAAATCATGCAGCTGGTGCTACAAGTTGAGAGGAAGAGTGTAAATGCCCTGCCTAGGCCACTAATGCAGTTGCAGCCCCTGCTTTGTCACATGTCCAACACTATTCCTCATTCCTTTGGGTCCCACTGCTATTACCTGGCAGCTGTCAGGTGGAGCAACCAAGGCACAGGGCCCACAGAGGTTCTACAGGATTTTAATGGGCTGTGAAATGAGGCAGCTGAGACTCACAGAAGCAGTCTGATTGCAGCTGAACTCCAGGAGCACTCTAAAATGGGCAAGGTGGTTCCTGTTCTGTGTGTCTGGAGCAGATCACCTCAcctttttcaaagcaaaggaaGCAGTCTGGCCTCCCCGCACTTCTTTGACCGGCATTCTCTTGCGGTGGATGGACTTGACAGCAATAGGTAGGAAGTTGCCAAGGGGATCTGGCCCCAGCAGCAGGGTGTCATTTAGCTTGATGAGGCCTCTCAGTGTCGTCCCAGACACAACTGTTCCTACACCCtatgccaaaaaagaaaaaaacaaaacagtaattaGGGTTACTTCACCATACCAGGAGAAAGAGATCTAGAGCTTCCCTCTCTGGGGATGATGCCTTCTTCTCCCATCTGAAAGAGGGAGCAGAAAATTCTTCCCAATACCAGGCCCCTTACCGGGACAGAGTAAGTATCATCTATCTGGAATTCTGCTGGCTCTTCTTCCCTGTAACTGGTCCGTGGAGACAAGAGATTAAGAAACATCTTCAGCAAATCTAGGTTCTCCCCAGTGACATTCGAAATCTGGAAAATCGGGCACATCCTGTATAGGGAAATCGATGAAAATGGAGTTAGTTCACCTCCCTGCCTGGAATTCCATGTGTAGGGACACATCCAAAATCTTGAGACTCAATTCAATACACACTGCTAGGAAGGGAGAGCCTGGCAGGCAGTGATATGCACAACACCCCATGTTTGAAAACCTGCGACATCGCCTCTGCCTTTTAATGATATTCAGGAATAGGTGTAAGGTTCCATGACTGAAGGAAGCCGAATACCCTGCCTTCTTCTGCAGACTGCCCAGAAGCAGCCTCTCATTTCTGCCTCAGAGAAGGGAACACAAGCAGGTCAAGCTCAGAACACATTCTTATGGAATCAACACACCACGTGGCAGATGCAAACTTCACACATCTAGACAAGGGGACCCTCTTTCTGAATCTTCTCACCCGGTCTCCAAGTAGGATTGAAAGAGAAACGACTCTCCTCTACTCCCGTTACCTCTCTGAGCTGAAGTTGGAGGCTGTTACAATGACATCGTCCTTGCTCTGAACCAGCACGGGAATCTTCCTGCACCCTGGGGACTTCAGCAGTCGCTGTAACAGCTTCAGGGTTTCTTAAAGGGTGAAATGAATATTGTTAGGGCAGCAACTCCCGTCTTTATAAATCGCTTTTGTGGGGTCTCTCCCCGAAGGGAGACTGGTGCTTTTGTCACAAACAGACAGGAGAAGATGGCTAAAGGTGCATGAGACTGagtttgctgcagcccaggtgGGACAGAGGAGCCATTCCAGCTTCCATTTCATGCCAGCTAGCCTGCTGCCAAGCAACACCATACATGAACAGACATAAATATTTGCATCTGCAGATGCAATGCTGTGAAGTAGATATTTTATAGCTTTCTATTACGTAGCTTTAAGCAGTTGCAAGGTATTTCCTCTCCCTATAATAGTTTTCATATTGAACTCAATAAAACCAGCGGCACTCAGGATTTGAATCATTTGAGAACATGTGAATTAGAAATCAATTTTGACCAAACCAATCTCAACACACTTGCCCTGGCAATCGCCCTGCCCCAGAAGGttagaaaaacatgaaagagGTAAAGATCACTATTATCAACTAGCACAGTATAAAAGGGCcagatgcagaaataaatactttgggACAAACTTGATGAGTCCCACCTTTGATCTTTTGcctctttaatttcttttctaagcCTCATCTATCTGTGCAACAGCATTACCTGATACCCTAGCATCAGCCTCCTGCAAAGTGCATtacaacagaggaggaaaaagcccAACAGGCTAGTAAGGGCTGAAAAGAGCAAATTAGTATTCTATAACTGTCATCCAATTAGACACTTTTTGTGAACAAATGACTGGCTATGGGAAAGTAATGTTTTGGatacagaaacacaaatatCTAATCATGCCATCTGTTCTTCACACATACACTTGAGCCAGGTCTTGTGTCTATTTAATTTAAACACACATGACACAGGAGTGGCTTCTTTCAAGAGCAACTCTGCTCTACTCACCCTGAGCCAAATTTTCTCATTCCTTCCCTTTTATTATCTTATGTTTATCTTACATTTATTTGCCAACTACCTATTACAGAGACATTCAGATTATCTTCTGATCACATGCACCTGTTTACCTGAAACATATTTAGCTTTTTTACAATAATGACCTAACCACAGACAGTACTTGGAGTGTTCCCTTTCCTAATCCCTATGACTGATAATCAAAACAACTATTGCTCAGATTAACCACAGCATGTTCCTGAAGGTACGAGAAATGCATTGAGAGAATTTTAGAGGTGAGACTTGGTCACAACCTGAAAAAATGCCACACAAAGGTTAACAGGACACTGCTGGGGTCACAGGTGCTGCTTTAACTGCTGCTGAGCAAGAATTTCATTATTCCCTACTGCCCATTGCCATGCCTGCTTATGTCTAGTCCAGCCCTGCTACCACAGCACGTATATGAACCTGTTTTGAACCATGATTTATTAAGTGTTTTTTGGCTGGGTTCAGacagaggaaggagctgctgtaGTTATGCCTGTGTACCCGAGAAGTGCCCAAGTGAGCAGGATGTATAACAGGCAGCAGCCCCATCACCTAACACCTGCTGGACATCAAGTTTGATCACAGCTTAAGATCACACTCAAACTGTGGGCAAGGAGGAAAGCAGTTTTCAAGAGAACTTCCAGACATTTCCTCCAGGTTTAAATACCCAGAGAGAAGGCAAAGCCACAACCTCAATTGTATGCTTCTCCCCTTAGAGCTAAATTAATCAAAATCCTGTAACAAACACTTTCAGGTTGCCCAGATGAGTCCCCCAAGTCAGGTAATTTTGAAGTGGTGATTATGAGTGAAGTGCTTGCAAAATAGATAGATTTCCGGAAGTTGTTCAAGATACAGTCAAAAGCAGATAAAGCAGCTTTCCTCCAGCTGTAATTCCTCAACTCAAGCATAGAACAGCACAGACAGAAGTAAGAAGCAGCCCTGAAGAGAGCTTGTAAGGACTCACCTTGTAGGATGTTGGCAGGGCACATGTCAATCTTGGTCACGACAACAAAGACAGGAACGTTAAGTGCAAGAGCCAGGCCCAAGTGCTCCTTGGTCATTCCAACAATCCCAGCATTACTGCCAACCTACACCAAGGATACAAGAAATGGTGATGTACAGTTGTCCTGCACTGAGGTAGGTTATAGAGAAGGTCTTGTGTCAGACATGCAGTAGACTGTGCTTAGGCTGTAGGTGTATCATTGGGACTGCATGAACAGACTCAGCTCATATCAAGTAGTCTTGGACATTGGCTAAGGACTCGTTTCTCCTCCATTTTAACAAGGATTTGTGAAGTCtaaaaatctttcagttttCATGAACCATACGTCTTGAGCTTGCCTGGGACTAACAGTCCTGAGGCACCTGCCTCAGAGTTCTGACAAAATACCCACAGTGGTTGCCACTCTCCACCTCTAAGAGATGCTGCCTCCCTTCACAACCCCACAGGAGGAGTACAATAGGAAAGAAGCTGAGGCTGTTAAATGTTTGAACAGCCCCATTCTTGCTGGTACCATACATCTTTCTTGCTACCTACCATAAGCATGCAGAAGTCAGGTAGATGGCCAGTCATGCCGAAGACGGTAGTTTTCAGGTACTTTTCATGACCAGCTAGGTCAATGAAAGTAATGACCTTGGTGGATTTCTCACAGATCTTTGTCCATTCCAAGCTGCCACCGTGGCTGTCAGGCTTGTTCACCACGTTACCCTCGCTGTCAAAGCCAAGGATGTCATTGCCCACACTGCTGGTGCGGCCTGACTCAATCTCATGCTTATGGCGGAAAAGCTTTTGCCGAGCAAAGCCTCGGCCATTGTCGAGTTCACCATGTGTCAGGACACCCAGCAGAGTGCTCTTTCCTGCATCCACATTGCCAACCACTGCTACCctggaggggaaagaaagcagGAACTTGTTAAAATCTGTtatctgaagaaacaaaaaattaggaaaaaccTAACACCACTGCTCCTGCAAATAACgagctttttttctccctaatcTCCAAAGAGggactgaaaaaatattagaCCTTCTCAAGCAGAGAAAAGGTTCTTTCACAATCATTAGGGAACAGGGGAGATCCTAGACTCTGGGAACTGGGATGTGGAAGATAGTGAAAACCTATCACTGGTGTCCAGGTCACAGTCAGATGAATTTCATGTTGCTTGATGCCATACTGAGTATCTCTTTTCAAAGCTCCATTCTCTGCAAACCAACACACACACTGTGGCAATtcaaaagaaagattaaatcCCAACTTTGACTAAAATAGCACTGCCTCTTTTGTATTTCTCCTGTTGCAACAGCACCAGGTGCTAAAGAGAGCATAGAAATTTAAATTGGTATTAccagaaaagctgaaacaacagtgaaatatttaagagaaaacCTGCTCCAACAACTATCTCGTTCCTTGTCTCTGATAAAGGTGGCAGTTGGCATATGCTGGAAATCCATTCCATCCAGGCCTGTGCAGACTCTCAAGTTGCACTACAGCTATTGTAACTATTGTATGTCCATTAAAAGGTGACTTGGATCATCACAGTCTTTGAACAGAATTGAATCCTTAGTCAAAAGTATTGCGTTCCAGCGGCatgtatatatgcacacacatatagaCATAATATGAATATGTGACTCCCTACTGGGATTCCAGCCCACAAAAGATCCCCAAACTGCAAAGCTGTCACCCAGAGAGCAACAGCCCTTAGGTAAAGGCAGGCAAATCTCCACAGTTTGTTCACAATAGAGAtggcaacaacaacaaaaaggcgATTTCATTAGCAAGGAGTGGTCAAACTCAATTGCTTTTGTTGGGTAGCTACAACACCCAGACCTGAATCAGTGCTGCTGGCTCATCATCAGGGACTGCTCACACGGTAAAAATGCAGCTGGGCTGCTGTCTAACCCTGTCTCCACCCAGCTCCTCACCTGACCTCCAGGAAGTCGTTGTCACCAACGCGTTTCCGAACGAGGTAGTCGCGCACCTTGCCCCCTGCCTCCTGGTGCTCCCGCAGGAGAATCACATCTGCCTCGATCTGCTCTGCCATGCTCTTCAACGTGGCATAGGATGCTTCCATGTCTGCCTCGCTCAGACCATATTCAGTCCCATCTAGTTATGAGGTTGAGAAGACACAGGACAGTCAGTGAGCACCACCCTGCAAGGACCAGCAGCAATAATCTTGTTCTGCCTGGGACGTGGGACACTGATTGGGATTTATATGTGCACTGGAGGTGACAGCCATGTACACAGAATAAGCCCCCTTTgcccaaaatgaaaaaagatggTCTTCACTCTAAAGTGTTAAAAGATACTAGAAAAGCACCATCTTTCATTCAGAGGAGTTTTCTTCACAATTTCTACAAGCAAATACTTACGGACCAGCGAGAAAGACACGTTCCTGTCTAATTCCCTTACTTCACTTGCTGAATGTACCTTGTGTGTTATTTCCCTTCAGTCAGGAAAAAACAGTTCCTCTTGCATTGcaataaaggaaaaatcattAACAAAAGAGATGCTCTGACTGAAATATCACCACAATTAACCAGCGAGTCTGGGACCAATTTAAACAATCAGCTTATTTTGTAAAACCACATCCCAAGCACGCATTTTCTGCAAGTCTAGCCTGCACAGCAATTTCTTTAACCCCCACGTACTCCAGTTAAAACAATGTTTTTGGCATGTCTCACTGCCTTCGCCCTGGAACTTGAAAGAAATGCTGACAGCACATGAGgccagaaaaaaacagggaggCATGGCAGGCTCCGAACAGCCCACCCAAGCAAAGAGCTGACAGTCAGAGCAAGCCCATGGCAACTATCTACATTGTTTAAAGACTACCACAGCTCTCAGCTTCCCTCCCAGCATAAGTGATGAGAAGCAGCACAAATTTAAGGCCAGAATCATCACTTGAGtaagaaaaaaccacaacaaacaaagGTGGAGAGACACACAGCACATGGATGACCCAAGCTATTGCTGTGAGCGCATTCACACGCATGGCTGACTCATCA contains the following coding sequences:
- the GTPBP1 gene encoding GTP-binding protein 1 isoform X1: MAAAERSRSPMGGSPVPACMFAPEPGSPGGGPRVAAAACPLRSAFDAEDGEALNGEPEIDLTSKLVMVSPTSEQYDSLLRQMSERIDEGCGETIYVIGQGSDGTEYGLSEADMEASYATLKSMAEQIEADVILLREHQEAGGKVRDYLVRKRVGDNDFLEVRVAVVGNVDAGKSTLLGVLTHGELDNGRGFARQKLFRHKHEIESGRTSSVGNDILGFDSEGNVVNKPDSHGGSLEWTKICEKSTKVITFIDLAGHEKYLKTTVFGMTGHLPDFCMLMVGSNAGIVGMTKEHLGLALALNVPVFVVVTKIDMCPANILQETLKLLQRLLKSPGCRKIPVLVQSKDDVIVTASNFSSERMCPIFQISNVTGENLDLLKMFLNLLSPRTSYREEEPAEFQIDDTYSVPGVGTVVSGTTLRGLIKLNDTLLLGPDPLGNFLPIAVKSIHRKRMPVKEVRGGQTASFALKKIKRSSIRKGMVMVSPRLNPQASWEFEAEILVLHHPTTISPRYQAMVHCGSIRQTATILSMDKDCLRTGDKATVHFRFIKTPEYLHIDQRLVFREGRTKAVGTITKLLQTTNNSPMNSKPQQIKMQSTKKGAITKREDGVPQAGMAAGGPPAGDEAPSTAAVPLTPTALQPLSKVGGGGRRRGGQRHKVKSQGACVTPASGC
- the GTPBP1 gene encoding GTP-binding protein 1 isoform X2, which produces MEASYATLKSMAEQIEADVILLREHQEAGGKVRDYLVRKRVGDNDFLEVRVAVVGNVDAGKSTLLGVLTHGELDNGRGFARQKLFRHKHEIESGRTSSVGNDILGFDSEGNVVNKPDSHGGSLEWTKICEKSTKVITFIDLAGHEKYLKTTVFGMTGHLPDFCMLMVGSNAGIVGMTKEHLGLALALNVPVFVVVTKIDMCPANILQETLKLLQRLLKSPGCRKIPVLVQSKDDVIVTASNFSSERMCPIFQISNVTGENLDLLKMFLNLLSPRTSYREEEPAEFQIDDTYSVPGVGTVVSGTTLRGLIKLNDTLLLGPDPLGNFLPIAVKSIHRKRMPVKEVRGGQTASFALKKIKRSSIRKGMVMVSPRLNPQASWEFEAEILVLHHPTTISPRYQAMVHCGSIRQTATILSMDKDCLRTGDKATVHFRFIKTPEYLHIDQRLVFREGRTKAVGTITKLLQTTNNSPMNSKPQQIKMQSTKKGAITKREDGVPQAGMAAGGPPAGDEAPSTAAVPLTPTALQPLSKVGGGGRRRGGQRHKVKSQGACVTPASGC